A section of the Triticum dicoccoides isolate Atlit2015 ecotype Zavitan chromosome 7A, WEW_v2.0, whole genome shotgun sequence genome encodes:
- the LOC119329157 gene encoding UDP-sugar pyrophosphorylase: MASGVHAAADGVAALGISPAGGEWAGPCPALRRNLHLLSHDQVELAKMLLNEGQGHLFEHWPEPGVDDNKKKSFFDQVCRLNSSYPGGLAAYIQNAKKLLAESKAGQNPYDGFAPSVPSGEVLTFGDDNFVSLEAAGVKEARNAAFVLVAGGLGERLGYKGIKVALPRETTTGKCFLQHYIESILALQEASCKMEGECHTKIPFAIMTSDDTNALTIKLLESNSYFGMEPSQVKILKQEKVACLADNDARLALDPNDKYKIQTKPHGHGDVHSLLYSSGLLEQWKNTGRRWVLFFQDTNGLLFNAIPSALGVSATKGYNVNSLAVPRKAKEAIGGITKLTHVDGRTMVINVEYNQLDPLLRATGHPDGDANCETGYSPYPGNINQLILELGPYIEELKKTHGAISEFVNPKYTNSTKTAFKSSTRLECMMQDYPKTLPPMAKVGFTVMDAWLAYAPVKNNPEDAAKVPKGNPFHSATSGEMAIYRANSLILRKAGAHISDPVVSTFNGQEVEVWPRVAWSPRWGLTFKDVKQRLHGNSSVSQRSVLVINGRNVVIDGLSLDGALIVNSVDEAEVKVTGHVENKGWTIQHVDHRDTSEKEETRIRGFKFEKVEQLEVNYTEPGKHCLSP, from the exons ATGGCTTCCGGCGTCCAcgcggcggcggacggcgtcgCCGCGCTCGGGATCTCCCCCGCCGGCGGCGAGTGGGCCGGGCCCTGCCCCGCGCTGCGCCGGAACCTGcacctcctctcccacgaccag GTTGAGCTTGCAAAGATGCTGCTGAATGAAGGACAGGGGCACTTGTTTGAACACTGGCCAGAGCCCGGTGTCGACGACAACAAGAAGAAAAGCTTCTTTGACCAG GTTTGCCGACTTAACTCAAGCTATCCTGGTGGGCTGGCAGCATACATCCAGAATGCCAAAAAGCTTTTAGCAGAGTCCAAGGCAGGACAAAATCCATATGATGGTTTCGCACCTTCT GTTCCCTCGGGGGAAGTATTGACGTTTGGTGATGACAATTTTGTTTCACTGGAAGCAGCTGGGGTAAAAGAAGCACGCAATGCTGCATTTGTTCTTGTAGCTGGTGGTCTTGGTGAAAGACTTGGTTACAAAGGAATTAAG GTAGCACTCCCCAGGGAAACAACCACTGGGAAATGTTTTCTTCAACATTACATAGAGTCTATTCTGGCTTTACAAGAGGCGAGCTGCAAAATGGAGG GCGAATGCCATACGAAGATCCCATTTGCTATTATGACTTCCGATGATACGAATGCACTGACCATCAAGCTTTTGGAATCAAACTCGTATTTTGGAATGGAACCATCACAAGTGAAAATTCTAAAGCAG GAAAAAGTGGCATGTCTAGCTGACAACGATGCAAGGCTTGCATTAGATCCAAATGACAAGTACAAGATTCAG ACAAAGCCACATGGGCATGGAGATGTTCATTCTCTTCTTTATTCAAGTGGATTACTCGAGCAATG GAAGAATACAGGACGGAGATGGGTTCTCTTTTTCCAGGACACAAATGGATTGCTCTTTAAT GCAATACCATCAGCATTAGGTGTCAGTGCCACCAAGGGCTACAATGTTAATTCTCTTGCAGTTCCTCGAAAGGCAAAGGAAGCCATTGGTGGAATAACCAAACTTACTCATGTTGATG GTAGAACAATGGTGATCAATGTGGAGTACAATCAGCTTGATCCACTCCTTCGTGCAACTGGGCATCCTGATGGAGACGCAAATTGTGAAACAGGCTATTCTCCATACCCTGGAAATATAAACCAG CTGATACTCGAGCTTGGACCATACATTGAGGAGCTCAAGAAAACACATGGCGCCATTTCTGAATTTGTAAATCCAAA GTATACTAACTCTACCAAGACAGCATTTAAATCCTCCACTCGTCTTGAGTGCATGATGCAAGACTATCCGAAAACACTACCTCCAATGGCAAAAGTTGGGTTTACG GTGATGGATGCTTGGCTTGCATATGCTCCTGTAAAGAACAATCCTGAAGATGCAGCTAAA GTTCCAAAAGGTAATCCTTTTCATAGTGCAACCTCAGGAGAGATGGCAATTTACAGGGCAAACAGCCTTATTTTAAGAAAG GCCGGTGCACACATATCTGACCCTGTAGTCAGCACTTTCAATGGTCAAGAGGTAGAGGTCTGGCCACGCGTGGCCTGGAGCCCGAGGTGGGGTCTTACGTTCAAGGACGTCAAGCAAAGGCTGCACGGCAACTCTTCAGTTTCTCAGAGATCGGTTCTGGTCATCAATGGCCGGAACGTCGTCATCGACGGTCTTTCCTTGGACGGCGCTCTTATTGTCAACTCCGTCGACGAAGCAGAG GTGAAAGTCACCGGTCATGTGGAAAACAAAGGCTGGACTATCCAGCACGTCGACCACAGGGACACCTCGGAGAAAGAAGAGACGAGGATCCGCGGGTTCAAGTTTGAGAAGGTTGAGCAGCTGGAGGTGAACTACACCGAGCCGGGAAAGCATTGCCTGAGCCCATGA
- the LOC119328473 gene encoding eukaryotic initiation factor 4A, with product MAGMAPEGSQFDAKNYDSKMQELLNQGETEEFFTSYDEVHESFDDMGLQENLLRGIYAYGFEKPSAIQQRGIVPFCKGLDVIQQAQSGTGKTATFCSGILQQLDYGLVECQALVLAPTRELAQQIEKVMRALGDYLGVKVHACVGGTSVREDQRILASGVHVVVGTPGRVFDMLRRQSLRPDNIKMFVLDEADEMLSRGFKDQIYDIFQLLPGKIQVGVFSATMPPEALEITRKFMNKPVRILVKRDELTLEGIKQFYVNVEKEEWKLDTLCDLYETLAITQSVIFVNTRRKVDWLTDKMRGRDHTVSATHGDMDQNTRDIIMREFRSGSSRVLITTDLLARGIDVQQVSLVINYDLPTQPENYLHRIGRSGRFGRKGVAINFVTREDERMLFDIQKFYNVVIEELPANVADLL from the exons ATGGCAGGAATGGCACCGGAAGGTTCCCAGTTTGACGCTAAGAACTATGATTCTAAGATGCAGGAGCTGCT GAACCAAGGTGAGACTGAGGAGTTCTTCACCTCTTATGATGAAGTTCACGAGAGCTTTGATGACATGGGTCTCCAAGAGAACCTCCTGAGGGGAATTTATGCTTATG GTTTTGAGAAGCCTTCTGCCATCCAGCAAAGGGGAATCGTTCCTTTCTGCAAGGGCCTTGATGTTATCCAGCAAGCACAATCTGGAACAGGAAAGACTGCTACTTTCTGTTCTGGAATCCTCCAACAGCTTGACTATGGTTTGGTTGAGTGCCAGGCCTTGGTCCTTGCTCCCACCCGTGAGCTTGCACAGCAAATTGAGAAGGTCATGCGTGCACTTGGTGACTACTTGGGTGTGAAGGTTCATGCCTGTGTTGGAGGAACTTCAGTTCGTGAGGACCAAAGGATTCTTGCAAGTGGAGTGCATGTCGTTGTTGGTACGCCTGGGCGTGTGTTTGACATGCTCCGTAGGCAGTCTCTGCGCCCTGACAACATCAAGATGTTTGTCCTCGATGAAGCTGATGAGATGCTTTCCCGTGGTTTCAAGGATCAG ATTTATGACATCTTCCAGTTGCTCCCAGGGAAGATTCAAGTTGGTGTCTTCTCTGCTACCATGCCCCCTGAAGCCCTTGAGATTACCCGCAAGTTCATGAACAAGCCAGTGAGGATCCTTGTCAAGagggatgagctcacccttgagggTATCAAGCAGTTCTATGTCAATGTGGAGAAGGAAGAGTGGAAGCTTGACACACTGTGTGACCTGTACGAGACTCTTGCCATCACCCAGAGTGTCATCTTTGTGAACACCCGCCGCAAGGTGGACTGGCTCACCGACAAGATGAGGGGCAGGGACCACACCGTCTCCGCCACTCACGGAGACATGGACCAGAACACTAGGGACATCATCATGAGGGAGTTCAGATCAGGTTCTTCACGTGTTCTCATCACCACTGACCTGCTTGCGCGTGGTATTGATGTCCAGCAAGTGTCCCTGGTCATCAACTATGACCTCCCGACCCAGCCAGAGAACTACCTGCATCGCATCGGTCGTAGTGGTCGGTTCGGGAGGAAGGGTGTGGCCATCAACTTTGTGACCCGTGAAGATGAGAGGATGCTGTTTGACATCCAGAAGTTCTACAACGTGGTGATTGAAGAGCTCCCAGCCAACGTTGCCGACCTTCTGTGA